The proteins below are encoded in one region of Ereboglobus luteus:
- a CDS encoding inorganic phosphate transporter has protein sequence MTLFLIVIIAVLAFEFINGFHDTANSIATVVSTKVLTPRQAVMMAATVDLAGALIMGTSVAMTIGAGLVDVSVITMPAVLCALLGAIFWNLFTWWLGLPSSSSHALIGGLCGAAVASAHCDWSVLHWSDVDAAGNIIGIWPKVIMPMLIAPCIGFGVAVIVMSILYIVLKRVRPRFINMIFGKLQIVSAAWMGFSHGSNDAQKGMGIVTLALCTATTSGLFDDLPSWLSFLRTPEMKVHTWVILLCGITMAAGTAMGGWRIIKTMGHKMVKLQPINGFAAETSAACVIVAATHFGVPLSTTHVISTSIMGVGAVKRFSAVKWGIVGRIVWAWVLTLPITCLVGFGLMRLAHALFTF, from the coding sequence ATGACCCTTTTCCTAATCGTCATCATCGCCGTCCTCGCGTTCGAGTTCATCAACGGCTTTCACGACACCGCCAATTCCATCGCCACAGTCGTCTCGACCAAGGTGCTCACGCCCCGCCAGGCCGTCATGATGGCGGCCACCGTCGATCTCGCCGGCGCGCTCATCATGGGCACCAGCGTGGCCATGACAATCGGCGCGGGACTTGTCGATGTGAGCGTGATCACGATGCCCGCGGTGCTTTGCGCGCTGCTCGGCGCGATTTTTTGGAATCTTTTCACTTGGTGGCTCGGCCTTCCGTCGAGCTCCAGCCACGCGCTCATCGGCGGGCTCTGCGGCGCGGCGGTCGCCTCGGCGCACTGCGACTGGAGCGTGCTGCACTGGTCGGATGTTGACGCGGCGGGCAACATCATCGGCATCTGGCCCAAGGTCATCATGCCCATGCTCATCGCCCCGTGCATCGGCTTCGGCGTGGCGGTGATTGTGATGAGCATTCTCTACATTGTGCTGAAGCGCGTGCGCCCCCGCTTCATCAACATGATTTTCGGCAAGCTGCAAATCGTCAGCGCCGCGTGGATGGGTTTCAGCCACGGCTCCAACGACGCGCAAAAAGGCATGGGCATCGTCACGCTCGCGCTTTGCACCGCCACCACCAGCGGCCTGTTCGACGACCTGCCCTCATGGCTATCGTTTCTGCGCACGCCCGAGATGAAGGTGCACACCTGGGTCATTCTTCTTTGCGGCATCACGATGGCCGCCGGCACCGCGATGGGCGGCTGGCGCATCATCAAGACCATGGGGCACAAGATGGTAAAACTTCAGCCCATAAACGGCTTCGCCGCCGAAACCTCCGCAGCGTGCGTGATCGTGGCCGCCACGCATTTCGGCGTGCCGCTCTCGACCACGCACGTCATCTCGACCTCGATCATGGGCGTGGGCGCGGTGAAGCGTTTCAGCGCGGTCAAGTGGGGCATCGTCGGACGCATCGTCTGGGCCTGGGTGCTCACACTGCCGATCACCTGCCTCGTCGGTTTCGGCCTGATGCGCCTCGCGCATGCCCTGTTCACATTTTGA
- a CDS encoding DUF47 domain-containing protein → MISLKKLFGKDQKFYDLLEASAEESLTSTKLLSNFLQRLDAFRNSSTDLDEFIHNRRKDKKINNRITEELCRTFVTPIEREDIEALSTALYKIPKTVEKLVSRISVYPGKLPRESLIQQAAYLSKAAECVVGMVKQLRGGANMERIGEDNTRLQFIEGEGDRHLLELIKELYQGPYDAKETVILGEFFEMLEKAIDRCRDAGNVIFQIVLKYS, encoded by the coding sequence ATGATCTCTCTCAAAAAGCTTTTCGGCAAAGACCAGAAATTCTACGATCTTCTCGAAGCCAGCGCGGAAGAGTCGCTCACGAGCACCAAGCTCCTTTCAAACTTTCTCCAACGGTTGGACGCGTTTCGCAATTCCTCCACCGATCTCGACGAGTTCATTCACAACCGTCGCAAGGACAAAAAAATCAACAACCGCATCACCGAGGAACTCTGCCGCACCTTCGTGACCCCCATTGAGCGCGAGGATATTGAGGCGCTTTCGACCGCGCTCTACAAAATCCCCAAGACGGTCGAGAAGCTCGTTTCGCGCATCTCGGTTTATCCCGGCAAGCTCCCCCGCGAAAGCCTGATCCAGCAAGCCGCCTACTTGAGCAAGGCCGCCGAGTGCGTCGTAGGCATGGTCAAGCAGCTGCGCGGCGGCGCCAACATGGAGCGCATCGGCGAGGACAACACGCGCCTGCAATTCATCGAGGGCGAGGGCGACCGGCACCTGCTCGAATTGATAAAGGAACTTTACCAGGGCCCCTACGATGCGAAGGAAACCGTCATTCTCGGTGAATTTTTCGAAATGCTTGAAAAGGCAATCGACCGCTGCCGTGACGCTGGAAACGTGATTTTCCAAATCGTGCTGAAATACTCCTGA
- a CDS encoding energy transducer TonB → MKTVNKLAAVLSLALVGAVSSSSVLRAEATDPGAYIASYRSHKPEFPAPVRVVAPSSALLAGDENDGSVDVTFVVNAKGRPTAITVAYASDEALVGPVVEAVERWKFTPAIREGVPVATKVMLPVRFTIAADN, encoded by the coding sequence ATGAAAACTGTCAATAAACTCGCGGCTGTGCTCAGCCTCGCACTCGTTGGAGCCGTCTCCTCATCCTCCGTCCTCAGGGCGGAGGCAACTGATCCGGGGGCTTACATCGCATCGTATCGTTCGCACAAACCTGAATTCCCCGCGCCCGTCAGGGTCGTGGCGCCGTCATCCGCGCTTCTGGCCGGGGATGAAAACGATGGCAGTGTCGATGTGACATTTGTCGTCAATGCCAAGGGCAGGCCGACGGCCATCACCGTGGCCTACGCTTCGGACGAGGCGCTGGTCGGTCCGGTGGTTGAGGCCGTGGAGCGCTGGAAGTTCACGCCGGCGATTCGTGAAGGCGTGCCCGTGGCAACAAAGGTGATGCTGCCGGTGCGCTTCACGATCGCGGCGGACAACTGA
- a CDS encoding nucleoside hydrolase → MKNLIIAAIASSLLLANLASALDYSVEPGKPVKIIFDTDMGNDVDDALALAMLHSLQNRGESELLAVTLTYPTPDAGQFVAAVNTFYGRPNIPIGVTPDAPVAVPESKYLKVAAYKDSKGKLLYPAKFNAAKAPKSVDLIRRVLASAGDREIVMVQVGFSTNLARLLESGPDAISPLSGKELVRKKVKILSIMAGQFPQDTRNKKKPEFNVRWDVPAARKLVAGWPTPIVWSGFEIGKAVLYPAWSIDNDYRYVKNHPVQQAYQAYNPTPHERPCWDLTSVAYAVWPGKDRGYFSLSPAGNVEFGPDGHTKFVADKNGNNYYLIVDAVQAARLREVLAALASEPPQKK, encoded by the coding sequence ATGAAAAACCTCATCATCGCAGCGATTGCGTCCTCATTGTTACTGGCGAACCTCGCGTCCGCCTTGGATTACTCCGTCGAGCCGGGCAAGCCCGTGAAAATCATCTTCGACACCGACATGGGCAACGATGTCGATGACGCGCTCGCGCTCGCCATGCTCCATTCGTTGCAAAACCGCGGCGAGAGCGAACTGCTCGCCGTCACGCTCACCTATCCGACACCCGACGCGGGGCAATTTGTCGCCGCGGTGAACACCTTTTACGGCAGGCCGAACATTCCTATCGGAGTCACGCCCGACGCCCCCGTCGCCGTTCCCGAAAGCAAGTATCTGAAGGTCGCCGCCTACAAGGACAGCAAGGGCAAGCTGCTTTATCCGGCCAAGTTCAACGCCGCCAAGGCGCCGAAATCGGTTGACTTGATACGCCGCGTGCTGGCCTCCGCCGGCGATCGCGAAATCGTCATGGTGCAAGTTGGTTTTTCCACAAATCTCGCCCGTCTGCTCGAATCCGGCCCGGACGCCATCTCGCCCCTTTCGGGCAAGGAACTTGTCCGCAAAAAAGTGAAGATTCTCTCGATCATGGCGGGGCAATTTCCACAGGACACCCGCAACAAGAAAAAGCCCGAGTTCAACGTGCGCTGGGATGTGCCCGCCGCGCGCAAACTCGTCGCGGGCTGGCCGACCCCCATCGTGTGGAGCGGCTTTGAAATCGGCAAGGCCGTGCTCTATCCCGCATGGAGCATCGACAACGATTACCGCTACGTGAAAAACCACCCCGTCCAGCAAGCCTACCAAGCCTACAACCCCACGCCGCACGAACGCCCCTGCTGGGATCTCACCTCGGTGGCCTACGCCGTGTGGCCCGGCAAGGACCGCGGTTATTTTTCGCTCTCGCCCGCAGGCAACGTCGAATTCGGCCCCGACGGCCACACAAAGTTCGTCGCCGACAAAAACGGCAACAACTACTACCTCATCGTAGACGCCGTGCAAGCCGCGCGCCTGCGCGAGGTCCTGGCGGCGCTCGCCTCCGAGCCGCCGCAGAAAAAGTAA
- a CDS encoding LacI family DNA-binding transcriptional regulator, with product MNSRPRNSLKLISEKFGVSPTTVSRVLSGQAQKYRISPETEKAIKDFAAKENFTPNPIAKGLRLKKTHTIGLIIPDIANPFFAGIASQVVNVARTHGYSIVLCDSEENPALEKQSIELLWARQVDGMILCPVGQTPDYLERYAREQRPLVLVDRVFPGLGLPYVSADNFTGAKNATAHLLDNGHRRIACLQGMVGTAPSEARVGGYTAALKERGVPFDPRLVVGDSFGEQSGYLDTKLLIRATPDITAIFAMSNLLALGALRALREENRSVPGDISVIAFDDQPYLAHLSPPLTTVAQPHLEMGAAAVKLLLDEMRAPSSATKSGLYLPTSLVIRQSVRKLD from the coding sequence ATGAATTCCAGACCTCGCAACTCCCTGAAGCTCATCTCGGAAAAGTTTGGCGTTTCGCCAACCACGGTTTCGCGTGTGCTCAGCGGACAGGCCCAGAAATACCGGATCAGTCCCGAAACCGAAAAAGCGATCAAGGACTTCGCCGCGAAGGAAAACTTCACTCCAAATCCGATCGCGAAAGGCCTGCGTCTCAAAAAAACGCACACCATCGGCCTGATAATTCCCGACATCGCCAATCCCTTTTTCGCCGGCATCGCCAGCCAAGTCGTCAACGTGGCGCGCACGCACGGTTACTCAATCGTGCTTTGCGACAGCGAGGAAAACCCCGCGCTTGAAAAGCAGTCCATCGAGTTGCTCTGGGCGCGGCAGGTTGACGGCATGATTCTTTGCCCGGTCGGCCAGACGCCGGATTACCTCGAACGCTACGCGCGCGAGCAACGCCCGCTGGTGCTGGTCGATCGCGTCTTCCCCGGCCTCGGCCTGCCCTATGTGAGCGCGGACAATTTCACCGGCGCGAAAAACGCCACCGCGCACCTGCTCGACAACGGCCACCGCCGCATCGCCTGCCTGCAGGGCATGGTCGGCACCGCGCCCAGCGAGGCGCGCGTCGGCGGCTACACCGCCGCGCTCAAGGAGCGGGGCGTTCCCTTTGATCCGCGCCTTGTCGTCGGCGATTCCTTTGGCGAGCAAAGCGGCTACCTCGACACCAAGCTCCTCATCCGCGCGACCCCCGACATCACGGCGATCTTCGCCATGAGCAATCTTCTCGCGCTCGGCGCCCTGCGCGCCTTGCGCGAGGAAAACCGCAGCGTGCCCGGGGACATTTCGGTGATCGCCTTCGACGACCAGCCCTATCTCGCGCACCTTTCCCCGCCGCTCACGACCGTCGCGCAGCCGCACCTCGAAATGGGCGCCGCTGCCGTCAAGCTCCTCCTCGACGAAATGCGCGCCCCGTCGAGCGCGACGAAAAGCGGCCTGTATCTGCCCACCTCGCTCGTCATCAGGCAGTCAGTGCGAAAACTGGATTAA
- a CDS encoding GRP family sugar transporter yields the protein MLTIQSYPVAVILCFVTMLCWGSWGNTQKLASREWKYQLFYWDYGLGVLLSALVMAFTIGSIGSEGRGFLADISQAGTNHMALAFLGGVLFNLSNILLVIAIDIAGLAVAFPIGVGLALVVGTLQTAFFRPGEVGNATQLYIGVALVAVAIVLNALAYKKLMAAKSGGGKSGGSAFGIVISVVAGLLMGGGFFGLVSKGMIQNFAAPEPGLMTPYTALVVFALGLFLSNFVWNTIASKKPVRGEPVPVSDYFTKGNLRLHAVGVLGGTVWNIGMAFSLIAASAAGAALSYALGQCATMVAAVWGVFIWKEFKGAPKGTSPLLAAMFITFFIGIAFLVISKL from the coding sequence ATGCTAACAATACAATCATACCCCGTCGCGGTGATCCTGTGCTTCGTGACCATGCTCTGCTGGGGATCGTGGGGCAACACCCAGAAACTCGCCAGCCGTGAATGGAAATACCAGCTATTCTACTGGGACTACGGCCTCGGCGTGCTGCTCTCCGCGCTCGTCATGGCATTCACCATCGGGAGCATCGGCTCCGAGGGGCGCGGCTTCCTCGCCGACATCTCGCAGGCCGGCACCAACCACATGGCGCTCGCGTTTCTCGGCGGCGTTTTGTTCAACCTTTCAAACATCCTGCTCGTCATCGCAATCGACATCGCCGGCCTCGCCGTCGCGTTTCCGATTGGCGTCGGGCTCGCGCTGGTCGTCGGCACGCTGCAGACCGCCTTCTTCCGCCCCGGCGAGGTTGGCAACGCCACGCAACTCTACATCGGCGTCGCGCTTGTCGCCGTCGCCATTGTTCTCAACGCCCTCGCCTACAAAAAACTCATGGCCGCCAAGAGCGGCGGCGGCAAGTCCGGCGGCTCCGCGTTTGGCATTGTGATCTCCGTCGTCGCCGGCCTTCTCATGGGCGGCGGTTTCTTCGGCCTCGTTTCCAAGGGCATGATTCAAAACTTCGCCGCACCCGAGCCCGGCCTGATGACGCCCTACACCGCGCTCGTTGTGTTCGCGCTTGGGCTCTTCCTCTCCAACTTCGTCTGGAACACCATCGCCTCCAAAAAACCCGTGCGCGGCGAACCCGTGCCCGTGAGCGACTACTTCACCAAGGGCAATCTCCGCCTGCACGCCGTCGGCGTCCTCGGTGGCACGGTTTGGAACATCGGCATGGCGTTCAGTCTCATCGCAGCCTCCGCCGCCGGCGCCGCCCTGTCCTACGCGCTCGGCCAGTGCGCCACGATGGTCGCCGCCGTCTGGGGTGTGTTCATCTGGAAGGAATTCAAGGGCGCGCCCAAGGGCACCTCCCCGCTCCTCGCCGCCATGTTCATCACCTTCTTCATCGGCATCGCATTCCTCGTCATTTCAAAACTCTAA